In a single window of the Candidatus Zixiibacteriota bacterium genome:
- a CDS encoding TetR/AcrR family transcriptional regulator, whose translation MSTTSKRDAANIQMRTRIIEASREKFFRFGFSAITTDEIATDLGISKKTLYRHFSSKDELLHQAVFDLLADTAFQLRGILHDDETDFVEKLKMSVSLMVKTLSRFHSPFVRDVQRSSPETYTKILKFRRTKILSQFSALFQSGIETGLLRKDMDINLLMVIFTQLIDGVVNPEVVSQLPYSTHEVFEGVMNTFLIGILSDKSRAQYQT comes from the coding sequence ATGAGTACTACATCCAAGAGAGACGCCGCTAACATCCAGATGCGCACGCGTATAATTGAAGCTTCCAGAGAGAAGTTCTTCCGATTCGGTTTCAGCGCGATCACAACCGATGAAATTGCCACAGATCTTGGCATCAGCAAAAAGACTCTATACAGACACTTCTCAAGCAAAGATGAACTCCTGCACCAGGCGGTCTTTGATCTCCTTGCGGACACCGCATTTCAACTTCGAGGCATCCTGCACGACGATGAGACAGACTTTGTCGAGAAACTCAAGATGTCTGTATCTCTGATGGTGAAGACTCTTTCCAGGTTTCATAGCCCATTTGTCAGGGATGTTCAGCGCAGCTCACCCGAAACCTACACAAAGATACTCAAATTCAGGCGGACAAAGATCCTGAGCCAATTCAGCGCACTCTTCCAATCAGGTATTGAAACCGGCTTGCTCAGAAAAGACATGGATATCAATCTGCTGATGGTAATATTCACGCAACTGATTGACGGCGTTGTAAACCCGGAAGTTGTTTCCCAACTTCCCTACTCGACACATGAAGTTTTTGAGGGAGTAATGAACACTTTTCTGATAGGGATATTATCTGATAAATCGAGAGCACAATATCAGACTTGA